A region of Myxococcus stipitatus DSM 14675 DNA encodes the following proteins:
- a CDS encoding YlxR family protein → MCVGCGSKRLQAELTRFVIGPEGAIVVDRERRLPGRGAYLCGVGCMTAALKRKAFSRAFRGKAGLVDPSQLG, encoded by the coding sequence ATGTGCGTCGGGTGCGGGTCCAAGCGACTTCAAGCGGAGCTCACCCGGTTCGTGATAGGGCCCGAAGGTGCCATCGTGGTGGACAGGGAGCGGCGGCTGCCCGGACGGGGCGCCTACCTGTGCGGTGTCGGTTGTATGACGGCAGCGCTGAAGCGGAAGGCGTTCAGTCGTGCCTTTCGCGGAAAGGCGGGGTTGGTAGACCCGTCGCAGCTCGGGTAG